In Lacinutrix sp. Bg11-31, the DNA window AGGATCTTTAGTGTTATTTGCTAATCCCTTTAAGATATCTCTTACTGATACTTGTAAAATTGCTTCTAAACCACCTTTAAGGTCAAGACCCAATTTCATTGCATTATCTTTAACTTTAGAGTAGTCTTCTCCTAAGAATACACTTTCTGGTGAACTAGAAAGAGAATCAAGATAATTTACTTCAAACGCTTTACGTCTCTCTTTAAAATCTACAACATCTTCACTAAATTTTGAAGCGGCTATTTCTTGTGCGTTTTTCTCGATCGAGTTGTTTTTAAACGAGAAAGACAATTGGTAAATACTTACCAGTCCAAATAAAACTGCGAACAGCTTTACTAATCCTTTATTTTGCATTGTTTTGTTATTTGCGTCAGGTTTTAATTCCGAATTTTCGGAGCTGACAATTGTTAGTAATGGTTTTTAATATGAATTGATAGTTTTCAATATGAATTATGAAAACTATAGATTTGGAACAATAACTAAAACCGAAGCTTTACATTATTGTTTCAAAAAAAAAATTAGGAAGTTTATTATTCCTGTTACGAAACTGGTCCAGCTCGACATTCAGGAATTTGGTGAGGAATATTATTTATTGCAATTGCAATAGTTTTGTTTTGCTTGTAAGCGACTTGAACCTCAACATTTTTTTCGACTGAAGTAGCTTCTGTTGCATAAACAAATACGTTTGGATTCGAGAATCTATCGTAATCTTGTTTAAGTTCGAATAATAATTTTCCGCTTGAGCCAAAACCAGGATCACTACTTTTCGTGATTTCGAAAACATCGATATTATAGGTTTGTTTTGTTGGGAGTTCTGATTGATTACCTTCGTTAGAAGCATAATAGATTGCCAGTGTTGCTGTAGACAGTGCATCTTTTACATTAGCAACTGTACTGTCACTAAAATAAGAAATAACTAAGCGACCGTTAGCTTCTTCGCGAATATCGACTTTAGAAACACCAATAGTTTCTAATTGCTCTTTTACATTAGTAATAGCAAGCTTAACTTCACTTGAAGATATATTAGTACTAGAAAACTGTAATACAATCTCTTGGTTCGGGACCGTCAAGTTTTCTTGACATGCACCAAACAAAGCGAGTATTACAATTAAAGTACCAAAATACCATTTCGTCTTCATGCGCCAAATATAAAAAAATTAAGGTTGTATTACTACTCTCTTTGGATAAATATTGTAGTGCTAAATGACTTTAAATCAGATTATAAAGCCTATTAAAAACAAAAAGCCTCGCAATTCTATTATTGCGAGGCTTTTTTTATGTATTGTTTGAAATTTGTAAGACTTATAGATCTCACCAATTTCTATTATATACTTATTATAATTCTAATAATCCATTAGTTTTCTTAACACCTTCAGCAGACTCTGCTAATTTTGCTTTTTCAGCATCTGTTAAGCTAATTTCAACAATTTTTTCAATTCCGTTAGCGCCTAATACACAAGGTACTCCAATTGCTAAGTCATTTAATCCAAATTCTCCTGCTAATAGAGCAGAACATGGGAATATTTTTTTAGTATCACAAGCAATAGCTTGAACCATTGCAGATACAGCTGCTCCTGGTGCATACCAAGCTGAGGTCCCTAATAAACCTGTAAGCGTTGCGCCTCCAACTTTAGTATCTTGAACTACTTGATCCATGCGTTCTTCAGATAAAAATTCTGAAACTGAAACACTATTTCTTACAGCTTTACCAATTAATGGTACCATACCTTTATCGCTATGTCCACCAATTACCATTCCGTCTACATCGCTAATAGGTGCTCCTAAAGCTTCAGCTAAACGGTACTTGAAACGTGCAGAATCTAAAGCTCCAC includes these proteins:
- the mdh gene encoding malate dehydrogenase, whose amino-acid sequence is MKVTVVGAGAVGASCAEYIAIKDFASEVVILDIKEGFAEGKAMDLMQTASLNSFDTKITGSTNDYAKTAGSDVCVITSGIPRKPGMTREELIGINAGIVKMVSANLIEHSPNTIIIVVSNPMDTMTYLVHKTTGLPKERIIGMGGALDSARFKYRLAEALGAPISDVDGMVIGGHSDKGMVPLIGKAVRNSVSVSEFLSEERMDQVVQDTKVGGATLTGLLGTSAWYAPGAAVSAMVQAIACDTKKIFPCSALLAGEFGLNDLAIGVPCVLGANGIEKIVEISLTDAEKAKLAESAEGVKKTNGLLEL